The following are from one region of the Carassius auratus strain Wakin chromosome 43, ASM336829v1, whole genome shotgun sequence genome:
- the LOC113061626 gene encoding pro-cathepsin H-like, producing MNVMFLPVLFAVLYHVHTLPLHTEEDEYHFKSWMSQHNKKYEINEYYQRLQIFLDNKKKIERHNAGDHMFSMGLNQFSDMTFTEFKKSFLLTEPQNCSATRGNHLSSNGPYPDTIDWRTKGNYVTNVKNQGACGSCWTFSTTGCLESVTAIATGKLLQLAEQQLVDCAGAFDNHGCSGGLPSHAFEYIMYNKGLMTEQDYPYKAKEGECRFKPELAAALVKDVVNITKYDEMGMVDAVARLNPVSFAYEVTSDFMHYKDGIYTSTACHNTTDMVNHAVLAVGYAEQNGTPYWIVKNSWGPYWGINGYFYIERGKNMCGLAACSSYPLPLV from the exons ATGAACGTGATGTTTTTACCGGTTCTGTTTGCCGTTCTGTATCATGTGCATACTTTGCCATTGCACACTGAGGaag aTGAGTATCATTTCAAATCATGGATGTCTCAG CATAACAAAAAATACGAGATAAATGAATATTACCAGCGACTACAGATATTCCTGGACAACAAGAAGAAGATCGAGCGCCATAATGCAGGAGACCATATGTTTTCAA TGGGACTGAATCAGTTTTCAGACATGACCTTTACTGAATTTAAAAAGTCCTTCCTCCTGACAGAACCTCAG AACTGCTCCGCCACTAGAGGGAATCATCTGAGCAGTAATGGGCCTTATCCTGATACGATTGACTGGAGAACGAAAGGAAACTATGTAACTAATGTCAAAAACCAG GGAGCTTGTGGTAGTTGCTGGACTTTTTCCACCACAGGCTGTCTGGAGTCTGTCACTGCTATAGCCACAGGGAAACTCCTACAACTA GCAGAGCAGCAGCTTGTAGATTGTGCAGGTGCTTTCGACAATCATGGCTGCAGTGG TGGCCTCCCAAGTCATGCCTTTGAGTACATCATGTACAACAAAGGTCTCATGACAGAGCAAGACTACCCTTATAAGGCTAAA GAAGGTGAATGCAGATTCAAACCAGAGTTGGCTGCTGCCTTAGTGAAAGATGTTGTAAACATTACAAAG TATGATGAAATGGGGATGGTGGATGCTGTGGCCAGGTTGAACCCTGTCAGCTTTGCATATGAGGTGACATCTGATTTCATGCACTACAAAGATGGAATATATACCAG CACAGCTTGTCATAACACTACTGACATGGTGAACCATGCAGTGCTTGCTGTGGGCTATGCCGAGCAGAATGGAACCCCATACTGGATAGTGAAGAACTCCTGGGGACCCTACTGGGGAATTAACGG ATATTTTTACATTGAGAGGGGAAAGAACATGTGTGGACTTGCTGCGTGTTCATCCTATCCTTTACCTTTGGTGTAA